From a single Pseudomonadota bacterium genomic region:
- a CDS encoding serine/threonine protein phosphatase, translated as MTSHSGKIFAIGDLHGCFAKLQKLLSRIPYEPGRDRLVFLGDYIDRGPDTAKVLDLLCELKEQSPDLIALLGNHEYLLLEYHRSGDPALLPYLRKMGIDSTLKSYGVHTGFSLRSLSFMPAAHLDFLENLRLYWESEEYIFAHAGLEPGVPLTEQDATSFCEARDSFLSSTVDFGKKVIFGHTEFELPLVTPNKIGIDTGAVYGNILTAVELPGEHFYHA; from the coding sequence GACCAGTCACTCCGGAAAGATATTCGCCATCGGCGACCTGCACGGCTGCTTTGCCAAGCTGCAGAAACTGCTGTCCAGGATTCCTTATGAGCCCGGCCGCGACCGGCTGGTGTTCCTGGGCGACTACATCGACCGCGGGCCGGACACCGCGAAAGTTCTCGATCTGCTCTGCGAACTTAAAGAACAATCACCCGACCTGATCGCCCTCTTGGGCAACCATGAATATCTGCTCCTTGAATACCACCGCAGCGGCGACCCGGCCCTGCTCCCATATTTACGCAAGATGGGGATCGATTCCACCCTGAAGAGCTACGGCGTCCACACCGGTTTCAGCCTCCGGTCCCTGAGCTTCATGCCAGCCGCGCATCTCGACTTTCTTGAAAACCTGCGCCTCTACTGGGAAAGCGAGGAGTATATTTTCGCCCACGCCGGCCTCGAGCCGGGAGTGCCGCTGACCGAACAGGACGCGACCTCCTTCTGCGAGGCGCGGGACAGTTTTCTCTCCTCAACCGTTGATTTCGGCAAAAAGGTGATCTTCGGCCACACCGAATTCGAACTGCCCCTGGTCACCCCCAACAAGATCGGCATCGACACCGGCGCCGTCTACGGCAATATCCTCACCGCCGTGGAACTGCCCGGTGAACACTTTTATCACGCCTGA